A region of Thermococcus barossii DNA encodes the following proteins:
- a CDS encoding PrsW family intramembrane metalloprotease, with the protein MDFLSAIVFFAYAPALVILWYFYHADRYEPEPRRYVLGTFLLGATLSVGIAYMIEGVLTLGGAVTPVLPTTAFYVAMVAGIVEEPAKALAIRWPFKAGQMDGIMDGLVYGVAAGLGFAATENFLYGLGYGVSVTVMRAFLTPFAHGAWSAVIGVGYGMKAEGKIDSVAPYFLLAMLLHFIWDYYAFLSRDVPAYNIILILLILVNLAILRYFLIMGQAEDVGRLWYYWFKRRDEM; encoded by the coding sequence ATGGATTTCCTTAGTGCCATAGTGTTCTTCGCATACGCTCCGGCCCTGGTGATACTCTGGTACTTCTACCACGCAGACAGGTACGAGCCCGAGCCGAGGAGATACGTTTTAGGGACTTTCCTGCTGGGGGCAACCCTCTCGGTGGGCATAGCGTACATGATAGAGGGCGTCCTGACCCTGGGGGGAGCCGTCACCCCGGTTCTACCGACGACGGCATTCTACGTGGCAATGGTTGCGGGGATTGTGGAGGAGCCTGCTAAGGCTCTGGCCATCAGGTGGCCCTTTAAAGCAGGCCAGATGGACGGCATAATGGACGGTCTCGTCTACGGTGTTGCCGCAGGACTTGGCTTCGCCGCAACGGAGAACTTCCTCTACGGGCTGGGATACGGGGTCTCGGTGACGGTCATGAGGGCCTTCCTGACGCCCTTTGCCCACGGTGCCTGGAGCGCTGTGATAGGTGTCGGCTACGGGATGAAGGCGGAAGGGAAGATAGACTCGGTCGCTCCTTACTTCCTCCTCGCGATGCTCCTGCACTTCATCTGGGACTACTACGCCTTCCTGAGCAGGGATGTGCCGGCCTACAATATCATTCTCATACTGCTGATACTCGTGAACCTCGCGATACTCCGCTACTTCCTGATAATGGGCCAGGCTGAGGACGTTGGCCGGCTCTGGTACTACTGGTTCAAACGGAGGGATGAGATGTGA